Genomic DNA from Sphingomonas hankookensis:
GTCGAAGATCGTAGTCAACATCCCCTCGACCGGTCGCATCCCCGACGGGGCGACGGTCGAACGCACGGTCGACACTGGCTTCGCCACCGCGCCGACGCTGACCTTCAACCTGGCGCAGGCCGACTTCACGACGGCGCAGAATGTCGCGAGCGCGATCAACCGCCGCTTCGGCGCCGGCACCGCGACCGCGATCGACGCGGTATCGGTGGCGATGCGCGCGGCGCCGGGTGCCGATACCCGGTCGATGCTGATGAGCGAGGTCGAGAATCTTCCGGTCCAGCCGGCCGAAACGGCGGCACGCGTCATCGTCAACGCCCGTACCGGGACGATCGTCATCAGCTCTGCAGTCCGGCTGGCGCCATCCGCGGTCACGCATGGCAAGCTGACCGTGAAGATCGACGAGAACCAGCGCGTCAGCCAGCCCGCGCCGCTGAGCCAGGGTCAGACCGCGCTCGAACAGAAGAGCGGTGTGACCGTCGAGCAGGAAGTCAAGCCGATGTTCCTGCTGGCACCCGGACCGCAGCTCGCCGACGTCGTGAAGGCGATCAACGCGATCGGCGCGTCGCCGGCCGATCTGGTCGCGATCCTCGAGGCGCTCAAGGAGTCGGGTGCCCTGAAGGCCGAGCTGGTGGTCCTGTGAGCGTGATCGGCGCGACGACCGGCATCGGGGTCGACACCAGCCGCCTGGGCACCGACAGGAACCTGAAGGCCGCAGGCGAACGGTTCGAAGCGGTCTTCACCGGCATGATGCTGAAATCCATGCGGCAGGCGAAGCTCGCCGACGGCCTGTTCGAGAACAAGGCCGGTACCCAGTTCCGCGACATGTGGGACCAGAAGCTCGCCGAGAACATGGCGGTGACGACGCCGATGGGGATCGGGAAGGCGATGACCGAGTTTCTCGCGAAGGCAAACAAGGTTACCGAGGCGGATACCGTCAATTCGACGCAAGCCGCACCGCAATCTGCCGTTAACCCCTCTGAAGGGAAGAGCGGATGAGCGACCTGCTGTCGATCGGGGCGAGCGGCGTCAGGGCCTATCAGTCGGCGCTGACCACCACGTCGGATAACATCGCGAACGCCGGCACCCCCGGCTATGTGCGCCGCACGACCACGCTCGCCGAAATCGGCGTGGGGTCGTCGGTGCAGCTGACCGGCAGCGGCGTGACCGTTGCCGGCATCGCGCGTTCCGCCGATGCCTTCCGATCGGCGGATGTCCGCCAGACGACCTCCGACGTGTCGCGCAGCGATGGCGGCATCGTATGGATGGAACGGATCGAGGATGCGCTGGGCAGCCGCGCGCTGACCACGCGCATGACCTCGTTCTTCAACGCCGCGACGACCCTGTCGTCCGACCCCTCGGCCGATGCACCGCGCCAGGCGATGATGGAGGAGGCCGAAAGCGTCGCTCAGTCCTTTTCCGGCACGATCAAGGCGCTGGACGATGCGGCGACCAATCTCGACGCGATGGCCGGCAACGTCGCCGAAAAGCTTTCGAACAACGCCGCCGCCCTTGCCCGCATCAACGACGGGCTGGCACGCGTCGCGCGCGGATCGGTCGGCGAGGCGCAGCTGCTCGACCAGCGCGACCGGACGCTCGACGAAATGAGCGAGATGATCGACATCGACGTCCAGTTCGATCCGGTCGGCCGCGTCACCGTCCGCGCGGGGGCGGGGGATACCCCGCCACTGGTCCACGGCATCCAGGCATCGACCGTGCGGGTGTGGCGTGACGACGACAGCGGCGTGCCGGTCTTTGCCGCGATGCGCGACGGGAAGGAAACCGTGCTCAGCCCGCGCGGCGGAACGACGGCCGGCATGATCGACGGTGCGCAGCGTATCAAGGAAATGCGCGCCGACGTCCGCGACCTCGCGCAGAAGTTCGTCGATGGCGTGAACGGCGCGCTGACCCAGGGCGAGGACCTCAAGGGCAATACCGGCGACGCCAACAAGATGTTCGCCATCGACGCGGATGGCCGCGTCACTCTGGCGTTCGACGATGCGAGCAGGATCGCGGCGGCACGGGTCGGCAAGGGGCCGCGCGACAGCGGCAACCTGGGCATATTGGCCGAGGCACGGCGCGCGGGTGCCTGGGAAACGCAGCTGGTCGCGTTGCAGTCGAGCAACGGGTCGGCGCTGGCCGCGCGCAAGACCGTGGCGGAGGCGCAGGGGTCGATCCGCGATTCCGCGATCGATGCCCGCGACATGTCGGCGGGCGTCAATCTCGATCAGGAAGCGGTCAACCTGATGAAGTTCCAGCAGGCGTACCAGGCGTCCAGCCGCGTGATCCAGGTCGCGCGCGAGACGCTCGATGCGATTCTCGCGATCCGATAGGACGTAGCATGCAGATCTCCACCGCCAGCTTCTATAACCGCTCCGCCGCGCAGATGTCGCGGCTGAACGCCGATCTGAACCGCTATACGAGCGAACTGGCGACGAAGAAGCTGAACGTCGCGTCGCAGGATTCGACCGCGTGGATGATGCTGGGCGGCATCAAGAAGGACGAGGCGGACGCGACGGCCTTTCGCGCCAACATTACCCTGTCGCGCGGCTTGCTGGCACAGGCCGACACGGCGCTCGGCAATGTCGACGACCGGCTGGTCCGCGTCCGCGAACTGGCGACCCGGGCCGGCACCGAAACGCTGAACGATGCCGATCGTATGTCGATCGCGACCGAACTGGGCCAGCTGCGCGAAGGGCTGCTGGCGCTTTCCAACACGCGCGACGTGCGCGGCCATGCGATTTTCGGCGGCCTGGGCGACGTCGCCTTTGCCAAGGATGCCGACGGCGCGATCAAATATACCGGCATCGATGCGACCGGCGCGACGGTGGTCGATGTCGAATCGACGGCGCAGATCCGCATCGGCGACGCCAGCCAGATCCAGGTCGGCATCGATGGCAGCCGCGTCTTCGGCGGCGCGACCGGCGCGACCGACATCTTCAAGCTGATCGACGACCTGAAGGCGGCGATGGAAATGCCGCTGACCGCCGCCGCCGCCGAAGCCGCCGGATCGACCGGGACGGGTGGGGCCGGCGGCACGACCGGCGGGACGGGTGGCACGGCCGGAGGTACGGGCGGCACGGCCGGAGGTACGGGCGGCACCGGTGGTACGACCGGAGGTGCCGGTACGACCGACCCCGCTACCCCCGTACCGTTCGACGCGGAGGCCGCGCGCAGCAAATATGCGCTGGCGATCAGCTCGGCACTGAACAAGCTCGATTCGGCCGAGGCGCAGGTCACCGCCGCCCGCGCCGCCAACGGCGCCCGCGCGGCGCGGCTGGAGATCGAATCGACTCAGCTGGAAACGGTCGGCATCGACCGCGAAGAGGCGCGCAGCTCGCTGGAGGACGTCGATATCGCGACGATGACGGTGCAGTTCCAGAAGACGCTGACGATCCTCAACGCGACCCAGGCGACCATCTCGAAGCTCGCGAACCTGTCGCTCTTCAACTATCTGAAGTGACCGATTTGCGCCGTGCGACCCCTGAATTCGGGCACGGTAACGATTTCTCGACGTCTCTCGCGCAAAAGGGGTTTCGTATGACGCGCCGCGACCGGCGGGGCGCCATTTAGTAACCCAGGGGCAAGCGCCATATGTTTCCGGCCATCGGCTTCGTCGTCCTTATCGCCATGGTGTTCGGCGGGTTCGCCTTCACCGGCGGTTCGCTCGGTCCCGTGCTGCACGCCCTGCCGCACGAAATGCTCATCATCGGCGGTGCGGCGGTCGGCGCGCTCATCATCGGCAATTCGGGCCGTGAGCTGAAGGGCATGGGCAGCGGCTTCATGAAGGTGCTGAAGGGGCCCAAATACAAGAAGCAGGATTATCTCGACGCGATCTTCCTGGTGTCCAAGCTGATGAAGATGCTGCGCGCCGAAGGGCCGATCGCGCTGGAACCGCATGTCGAGGACCCGAAATCGTCGTCGGTGTTCAGCGAATATCCGCGGCTGATGAAGGACCATACGCTCATCAACCTGATCGCCGACACGCTGCGCCTGATCGTCGTATCGTCGGGCACGCTGGACGTGCACGCTGTCGAGGAGGTCATGGACAACGCCATCAAGACCCACCATCACGAGGAACAGGGCCCGCAGGCGACGCTGCAGGGGCTGGCCGACGCGCTGCCCGCACTCGGCATCGTCGCCGCCGTGCTGGGCGTGGTGAAGACGATGGGGTCGATCGACAAGCCGCCCTCGATCCTGGGCGGCATGATCGGGTCGGCGCTGGTCGGCACCTTCCTCGGGATTCTGCTCGCTTATGGTCTGGTCGGGCCGCTGGCCGGCCGGTTGCAGCAGGTGATCGATGCCGACGCCGCCATCTATCACACCGTCAAGCAGATCATCATCGCCTCGCTCCACGGCCATCCGCAGCCGCTGGTGATCGAAGCGGCGCGCTCGGGCATTCCGCACCACAACCAGCCGGGGTTCGCCGAAGTCTTTGACGGCCTGCGCGGGCGTTGATCCATGGCGAAGGCACCGCACGGCAATAACCAGCCGCCCCCCGTCATCATCGTCAAGAAGATCATCGCCGAGGGCCATGGCGGCCATCACGGCGGTGCATGGAAGGTCGCCTATGCCGACTTCGTGACGGCGATGATGGCGTTCTTTCTGCTGATGTGGCTGCTGGGCGCGACCACCGAGAAGCAGCGCAAGGGGCTGGCCGACTTCTTCGCACCGACCCTGGTCGAGGTGAAGGCGGGCGCCGCCGGATCGAACGGGCTGTTCGGCGGCGAATCGATCGTCGACCAGGACAGCTATCCCCATCGCGCCGCGCAGACCGGCACCCGGTCGCTGACCATTCCCGTCGACGCCAATGGCGGTGCGAAGGAAGGGGCGGGCGACAAGGGCCGGTTGAAGAACAAGTCCGAACTGACCCAGTCCGACAAGAAGGCGTTCGAGCGCGTGAAGCGCGAACTGGCGCGCAAGCTCGCCACCAACGGCGAGTTGCGCAAGCTGGCACGCAACGTCCGCTTCGTGCCGACGCGCGACGGGGTGCGGATCGACCTGGTCGACAATGCCGATTATTCGATGTTCGCGCTGGGCACCACGGCAATGGCGCCCGAAGCGGCCAAGCTGATGGCGTTGATCGCGCAGACGGTCCGCGACCTGCCCAACACGATCATGATCCGGGGGCATACCGATGCCGTCGCCTATGGCCGGCCGCAGGACATGAACAACTGGATGCTGTCGTCGGGCCGGGCGGAGGCGACGCGTCGCCGCCTAGCCATGGGAGGCGTCGGCGAACGCCGCTTCGAACGGATCGAGGGCGTGGCCGACCGCGAGCCGATGATCGCCAAGGACCCGTACGACCCGCGCAACCGCCGCGTGGCAATCACGCTCCTCTATCAGGCGACCGAAGGCTTTGGCGGCTCGCGCATGGCCAGCATCGACAGCGGCCCCGCCGACCGCGCCGACGTGCCGCGGCCGGGCCGGGAGACGCCGGCGCATTGAGGGGGGCGTGCCGGGACAGGAATTTCCTTTAGTAGAACCTGACCCCCGTACCCCGGCGCAGGCGGGGGTCCAGGAGCGTCATAAGCGACGTTTGTCGCGCTTGGCCCTGGCCCCCCGCCTGCGCGGGGGTACGGTCTGTATGTCGACCCGACTTTAGAAGAACAGCTTCCGGAACGTCAGCCGTATGACGCGACCATTGGGGTCGAGATAGCCCGGCTGGTAATTGATCGGCACCACGCCACTGGCATCGGTCACACGCTGCCGCGCATTGAACAGATTGTCGATGCCCAGGCTGATCCGCGACCCCCGCAGCCAGCGATTGTTGCGGACCAATGCGGGCTGCTGGCCCAGATCGGCGAACAGCCGCAGCCCGACCGTGGCGAGGCTGCCGAAGTTCAACCGCTGCGTCGCGCCGGCCGCACCGCCATCGACCTCGGTTCCCGACTGCCAGTTGACCACCAGCCGCGAACCGATGCCATCGCGGGTATAGCCGCTATTGAACTGCACCTGATGGCGCGGCTGGCCACCGGTGTCGCTGATCGCCGATCCGTTGAGCAGGTCCAGCTCGGGCAGGCCCGGCCGGATCAGGATCGTGTTGGTGAGGGCGACCGTATGGTACAGGCTGGCCCAGATCCGCCCGCCGCCACCACCGCCGCCGCGTCCGCCGAAGCCTCCGCCGCCGGGACCGCCAAAGCCGCGTCCGCCACCCGGACCGCGGCCTTCACCACCCGGACCGCGGCCTTCACCACCCGGACCGCGGCCTTCGCCACCGGGGCCGCGACCTTCACCCGGCGGCGGCGGTGGCGGTGCATCGCCCGGCGGCGGCGCGCCATTGGCTTCCGCTGCTTCGCGTGCCGCACGGCGCTGTTCCATCCGCTGCTGGCGCAGTGCCTCGAACTGGCGCGAGCGCGCGGTCGTCACCCGCTTCGAGAAATTGATGCCCCAGCGCAGCTGGCTGCTGTCGGCGCGGGCGAAGTTGATCGGACGCGTGTCTACGCTCAACAGCGTGCCACCGCGCACGAACCGGTCGGGAAACGCCGCCTGGATATCGGCGGTGATCGCCGGGAAGCTCTGGATCGGATTGTCGATCCGGCTGTCGGTATAGTCGAACTGGAGCGAGATATCGCGCTCGGTCCACGGCTTCACGTTCAACCCCAGCTTGATGACCCGGCTGTCGCTCGACACCAGGTCGGGATTGCCGCCGGTGATGGTGGTAACGTCGACCGTCGTGCCGCTGACATAGTCGAACGTCCGGACGAAAGGCGTGGTGATGAGCGGGTTGCCCAGCTGCTGCTGCGTCGGGGCGTTCTCTTCGTGGCTGACCGACGCCAGCAGGCGGATCGCGGTGATCGGCTGCCAGTTGATGCCATAGCCGAGCGTCGTCAGCGTGCCGAAGTCCGACAGCTGCTCGACCTCCGCATTGGCGTTGAGCGACAGCCGGCCGAGCGCCGACAGCACGTCGCGTGCGGCATTGGCGATCGGCAGGTCGATATTGGCGCGGATCGACGCGGTATCGCGGCCGAGGCTGGTCGAATTGGCGATGCCGGCACGCAGCGAATCGCTGGTGAAGTCGGTCGTCGTCGCCGCCACCCGGATGCTGCTATTGGCGTCGCCGGCGGGCAGCGAGAAGGGGGACCCAGCGATCAGCGCGTTCAGCCCGGCCGCGCTCGACACCGATTTCGCGCGGTCGGCGGTGCGGATCAGGTTGCCCAGATCGCCGAACGGGCTGAACGCGCCGGCGGTCACCGCGCTCTGGACGTCCGACACATCGACGCCGCGTTCGGTGCGGGTGCTGGTTTCGGTCCGGTCGTAATTGCCGTTCACCGTCCAGCGCCACCGGCCGATATCGCCGTTCAGCGCCAGCGCGGCATTGGCCGTCGTCGTCTCGGCATTGCGCATCAGCGGATCGGTATCGGCGAAGCGCCGGACGATCACGTCGCTGGCAAAGGGCGAGAAGGGCGTATTGCCCGGCAATGTCAGCGAGACGCCGGGCAGGCCCAGCAGCGATTCCGTGCGGGTATGTTCGACCCGCGTCGTGACGGTCGCGGCGACATTGCCGAAGATGCTGCGCGCATAGACGCCGTTCGCCGAAAGCCGGTCGGTTGCGCCGGTCAGGGTGCGGAACGGCGTGGTGTCGGTGATGTTCGGATTGTTCGCCCCGGCCGCAAAGCCTGCCAGCGTCGGCGTGCCCGTCGGTACTGCCGCGACGATGACCGGCGTGCCCGCCAGCGCGCTGAGTGTCGGATCGACCGGCGCGCCGCTGACCGTCGAGGTCACGTTGCCGCGCAGGTCGAAGGGTGTGCCGCTGGTGTTCGGGATGATCCCGCGTTCGCTTTCCAGCAGGTTGGACGTGGTTTCGGCCTGCAGGTTCAGGTTGAAGCGCTTGTCCTGGTCGATGCGGACCAGACCGCCCTCGACCTCGAAGTTGCTCGACCCGCCATCGGTCGGCGCGCCGCCCTGCAACTCGCCGGTATAGCTGCGGAAGCGCGGGCGCAGCACGAAGTTGATGACCTTCTGGTCCGAGCGATAGCCATATTTGAGCGCGACTTCCTCGGGCAGGATGTCGACGCGCAGGATCGCTTCGGTCGGCAGGTCGCGAATTTCCTGGAAACCGGCCGAGCGGCGGCCATTGACGAGGAACACCGGCTGGCCGCCGCGG
This window encodes:
- a CDS encoding flagellar basal body P-ring protein FlgI; translation: MRLLFAILAAAFLMVQPASAERVKDLGRFQGIRSNQLTGYGIVVGLPGTGDDNLEYTVQSVKAITSRMGLQLPQGINPGLKNAAVVMITAELPAFAKPGQRIDVTVASMGKAKSLRGGALVMTPLMGADGQIYAMAQGNLAVGGLGAEGADGSKIVVNIPSTGRIPDGATVERTVDTGFATAPTLTFNLAQADFTTAQNVASAINRRFGAGTATAIDAVSVAMRAAPGADTRSMLMSEVENLPVQPAETAARVIVNARTGTIVISSAVRLAPSAVTHGKLTVKIDENQRVSQPAPLSQGQTALEQKSGVTVEQEVKPMFLLAPGPQLADVVKAINAIGASPADLVAILEALKESGALKAELVVL
- a CDS encoding rod-binding protein, with protein sequence MIGATTGIGVDTSRLGTDRNLKAAGERFEAVFTGMMLKSMRQAKLADGLFENKAGTQFRDMWDQKLAENMAVTTPMGIGKAMTEFLAKANKVTEADTVNSTQAAPQSAVNPSEGKSG
- the flgK gene encoding flagellar hook-associated protein FlgK; this translates as MSDLLSIGASGVRAYQSALTTTSDNIANAGTPGYVRRTTTLAEIGVGSSVQLTGSGVTVAGIARSADAFRSADVRQTTSDVSRSDGGIVWMERIEDALGSRALTTRMTSFFNAATTLSSDPSADAPRQAMMEEAESVAQSFSGTIKALDDAATNLDAMAGNVAEKLSNNAAALARINDGLARVARGSVGEAQLLDQRDRTLDEMSEMIDIDVQFDPVGRVTVRAGAGDTPPLVHGIQASTVRVWRDDDSGVPVFAAMRDGKETVLSPRGGTTAGMIDGAQRIKEMRADVRDLAQKFVDGVNGALTQGEDLKGNTGDANKMFAIDADGRVTLAFDDASRIAAARVGKGPRDSGNLGILAEARRAGAWETQLVALQSSNGSALAARKTVAEAQGSIRDSAIDARDMSAGVNLDQEAVNLMKFQQAYQASSRVIQVARETLDAILAIR
- a CDS encoding flagellin N-terminal helical domain-containing protein, whose protein sequence is MQISTASFYNRSAAQMSRLNADLNRYTSELATKKLNVASQDSTAWMMLGGIKKDEADATAFRANITLSRGLLAQADTALGNVDDRLVRVRELATRAGTETLNDADRMSIATELGQLREGLLALSNTRDVRGHAIFGGLGDVAFAKDADGAIKYTGIDATGATVVDVESTAQIRIGDASQIQVGIDGSRVFGGATGATDIFKLIDDLKAAMEMPLTAAAAEAAGSTGTGGAGGTTGGTGGTAGGTGGTAGGTGGTGGTTGGAGTTDPATPVPFDAEAARSKYALAISSALNKLDSAEAQVTAARAANGARAARLEIESTQLETVGIDREEARSSLEDVDIATMTVQFQKTLTILNATQATISKLANLSLFNYLK
- the motA gene encoding flagellar motor stator protein MotA, whose amino-acid sequence is MFPAIGFVVLIAMVFGGFAFTGGSLGPVLHALPHEMLIIGGAAVGALIIGNSGRELKGMGSGFMKVLKGPKYKKQDYLDAIFLVSKLMKMLRAEGPIALEPHVEDPKSSSVFSEYPRLMKDHTLINLIADTLRLIVVSSGTLDVHAVEEVMDNAIKTHHHEEQGPQATLQGLADALPALGIVAAVLGVVKTMGSIDKPPSILGGMIGSALVGTFLGILLAYGLVGPLAGRLQQVIDADAAIYHTVKQIIIASLHGHPQPLVIEAARSGIPHHNQPGFAEVFDGLRGR
- a CDS encoding flagellar motor protein MotB, which codes for MAKAPHGNNQPPPVIIVKKIIAEGHGGHHGGAWKVAYADFVTAMMAFFLLMWLLGATTEKQRKGLADFFAPTLVEVKAGAAGSNGLFGGESIVDQDSYPHRAAQTGTRSLTIPVDANGGAKEGAGDKGRLKNKSELTQSDKKAFERVKRELARKLATNGELRKLARNVRFVPTRDGVRIDLVDNADYSMFALGTTAMAPEAAKLMALIAQTVRDLPNTIMIRGHTDAVAYGRPQDMNNWMLSSGRAEATRRRLAMGGVGERRFERIEGVADREPMIAKDPYDPRNRRVAITLLYQATEGFGGSRMASIDSGPADRADVPRPGRETPAH
- a CDS encoding TonB-dependent receptor, which gives rise to MARWTLLILALGTAPADPGSTGSAGAGGTDTESDAEEIVVTGRLPPGTVPGDIKPELQLSPADIRSYGVSSVAELVTELAPQLQSVRGGQPVFLVNGRRSAGFQEIRDLPTEAILRVDILPEEVALKYGYRSDQKVINFVLRPRFRSYTGELQGGAPTDGGSSNFEVEGGLVRIDQDKRFNLNLQAETTSNLLESERGIIPNTSGTPFDLRGNVTSTVSGAPVDPTLSALAGTPVIVAAVPTGTPTLAGFAAGANNPNITDTTPFRTLTGATDRLSANGVYARSIFGNVAATVTTRVEHTRTESLLGLPGVSLTLPGNTPFSPFASDVIVRRFADTDPLMRNAETTTANAALALNGDIGRWRWTVNGNYDRTETSTRTERGVDVSDVQSAVTAGAFSPFGDLGNLIRTADRAKSVSSAAGLNALIAGSPFSLPAGDANSSIRVAATTTDFTSDSLRAGIANSTSLGRDTASIRANIDLPIANAARDVLSALGRLSLNANAEVEQLSDFGTLTTLGYGINWQPITAIRLLASVSHEENAPTQQQLGNPLITTPFVRTFDYVSGTTVDVTTITGGNPDLVSSDSRVIKLGLNVKPWTERDISLQFDYTDSRIDNPIQSFPAITADIQAAFPDRFVRGGTLLSVDTRPINFARADSSQLRWGINFSKRVTTARSRQFEALRQQRMEQRRAAREAAEANGAPPPGDAPPPPPPGEGRGPGGEGRGPGGEGRGPGGEGRGPGGGRGFGGPGGGGFGGRGGGGGGGRIWASLYHTVALTNTILIRPGLPELDLLNGSAISDTGGQPRHQVQFNSGYTRDGIGSRLVVNWQSGTEVDGGAAGATQRLNFGSLATVGLRLFADLGQQPALVRNNRWLRGSRISLGIDNLFNARQRVTDASGVVPINYQPGYLDPNGRVIRLTFRKLFF